A stretch of Catenulispora sp. GP43 DNA encodes these proteins:
- a CDS encoding helix-turn-helix domain-containing protein, with the protein MEIGALPQTCGGPEAPVAWIRPGQAGYVGPDLGVDLHSASVGVLTVGLDAPFVVETPEYGVIRTRSVYAPARAQHRVIAPEGRILLLFTENGSATAMRHRIGPYGLGHVLERELIAACRHGADPSVLRYLGDTASGSGPGATDRRIRRIVEEIRDEPARILRAEHSARDLGMSTPYFLRMFARHTGTTFRRYQQWNRLLEAARGIAGGHPLTRCAADAGFASPSHLSDTFHETLGTTATTVLGSRVRFELDA; encoded by the coding sequence ATGGAGATCGGCGCGCTTCCACAAACGTGCGGCGGCCCGGAGGCGCCGGTGGCGTGGATACGTCCCGGGCAGGCCGGGTACGTCGGGCCGGATCTGGGCGTCGATCTGCACTCGGCGTCGGTCGGCGTCCTCACGGTGGGACTGGACGCGCCGTTCGTCGTGGAGACCCCCGAGTACGGCGTCATCCGCACCCGCAGCGTGTACGCGCCGGCGCGCGCACAGCACCGGGTGATCGCGCCGGAAGGCCGGATCCTGTTGCTGTTCACCGAAAACGGCTCGGCCACGGCGATGCGGCACCGGATCGGCCCCTACGGCCTCGGACACGTTCTGGAACGCGAACTGATCGCCGCCTGCCGTCACGGCGCGGACCCCAGTGTCCTGCGATACCTGGGCGATACCGCTTCCGGTTCCGGACCCGGGGCCACCGACCGCCGCATCCGCCGCATCGTCGAGGAGATCCGCGACGAGCCGGCCCGCATCCTCCGCGCCGAGCACAGCGCCCGGGACCTGGGGATGTCGACCCCTTATTTCCTGCGGATGTTCGCCCGGCACACCGGCACCACCTTCCGCCGCTACCAGCAGTGGAACCGCCTGCTGGAAGCCGCTCGGGGCATCGCCGGCGGCCACCCTCTGACCCGCTGCGCCGCGGACGCCGGCTTCGCCTCCCCGTCGCACCTGAGCGACACCTTCCACGAGACGCTCGGAACCACCGCCACGACCGTCCTCGGCTCGCGTGTCAGGTTCGAACTGGACGCCTGA
- a CDS encoding cell wall-binding repeat-containing protein, which yields MPNAASRRRAQAVMAGVFPVAVALVAASASASPAQADTQHHNTTNKILTDAHPAWATAQADRGALPAAQQISTRVYLTGQDSAGLAALARAASDPNSPDYQHYLTPAQIQARFGATPAQVAAVQKWLTGSGLKVTSVTSDWIDAFGDAGAVQRAFGTQIKDYQGTDGTVKYAASSAAVIPAEVADYVYGVSGLSQASVRVHADSAKVNAANAANQNCSPYWGATTSTAWPAGANPGPTPLLPCSYTPQQLRDAYGVTKSGMTGKGATIAVVDWYASPNMLKDANQYATTHGDKAFAPGQYTEVVDQSQWNNQDACHGTAGVAGEEALDIEMTHGLAPDANIVYVGANSCTDADLMAAEEKIVDQHLADVVSNSWGEIMHTTDGQDMDPSEIAAYDRIFQKGAAEGIGFDFSSGDCGDDDPANGANGGANCATDSARKQTEWPTSDAWVTSVGGTTLATDSQGNYAWEAAMGDHVGAAKQGDPAWRPVNGQTVPFSFYFGGGGGTSEDIPQPFYQAGVVPSALANNLPSGHGTTRPMRTVPDVAMNGALASSVLVGYTGMDSNNPTQYAEGGMGGTSVAAPEFSALQADAKQAAGHALGFANPSLYALGGTSAFHDVTAHPAGQPQVLEGIHVSTKDATIGTLYRAGQDSSLTAAAGYDNATGLGSPADDYLSKIAGVAPLQPTAPNAPVVKRIAGGDRYGTAITVSQTSFPKAGSASAVVLATGETFPDALAGAPLANAKGGPLLLTPSKTADPAVVAEIHRVLAPGGTVYVLGGVNAVSNKVVSALGLPAAQITRVSGEDRFSTSVAIANQLNNPTGNVILATGDNFADALTAAPYSSIYGGGTGTPAAILLTDNRKLSPAVAGFVAGAHSVAAVGAQAVDAAKGLPNRDAAAQFAGFDRYLTASMVAGQFHAPQTVGVATGVQFADALTGAAMLGAAHSPLLLTDPVKLPDGTATALHGFSAALAGGSVELFGGPVAVSNAVEQQVAKAVGGRVLR from the coding sequence ATGCCGAACGCCGCTAGCCGGCGGCGTGCACAGGCCGTGATGGCGGGGGTCTTCCCCGTCGCCGTCGCGCTTGTCGCCGCGTCCGCGTCCGCCTCGCCCGCCCAGGCCGACACGCAGCACCACAACACCACGAACAAGATCCTGACCGACGCGCACCCGGCATGGGCGACGGCCCAGGCGGACCGCGGGGCCCTGCCGGCCGCGCAGCAGATCAGCACCCGGGTGTACCTGACCGGTCAGGACTCGGCCGGGCTGGCCGCCCTGGCGCGCGCCGCGTCCGACCCGAACAGCCCGGACTACCAGCACTACCTGACCCCGGCCCAGATCCAGGCGCGCTTCGGCGCCACGCCGGCCCAGGTCGCGGCGGTGCAGAAGTGGCTGACCGGCTCGGGCCTGAAGGTCACCTCGGTGACCAGCGACTGGATCGACGCCTTCGGCGACGCCGGCGCCGTGCAGCGTGCCTTCGGCACCCAGATCAAGGACTACCAGGGCACCGACGGCACCGTGAAGTACGCCGCGTCCTCCGCGGCGGTCATCCCGGCCGAGGTCGCCGACTACGTCTACGGCGTCTCGGGCCTGTCGCAGGCCTCGGTGCGGGTGCACGCGGACTCCGCGAAGGTCAACGCGGCCAACGCCGCGAACCAGAACTGCTCGCCCTACTGGGGCGCGACCACCAGCACCGCGTGGCCGGCCGGCGCGAACCCCGGCCCGACGCCGCTGCTGCCGTGCTCGTACACGCCGCAGCAGCTGCGCGACGCCTATGGCGTGACCAAGTCCGGCATGACCGGCAAGGGCGCGACCATCGCGGTCGTGGACTGGTACGCCTCCCCGAACATGCTGAAGGACGCGAACCAGTACGCGACCACCCATGGTGACAAGGCTTTCGCCCCGGGCCAGTACACCGAGGTCGTCGACCAGTCGCAGTGGAACAACCAGGACGCCTGTCACGGCACCGCCGGCGTGGCCGGCGAAGAGGCGCTGGACATCGAGATGACGCACGGCCTGGCGCCGGACGCGAACATCGTCTACGTCGGCGCGAACTCCTGCACGGACGCGGACCTGATGGCCGCCGAGGAGAAGATCGTCGACCAGCACCTGGCGGACGTGGTCTCCAACTCCTGGGGCGAGATCATGCACACCACCGACGGCCAGGACATGGACCCGTCGGAGATAGCCGCCTACGACCGCATATTCCAGAAGGGCGCGGCCGAGGGCATCGGCTTCGACTTCTCCTCCGGCGACTGCGGCGACGACGACCCGGCCAACGGCGCCAACGGCGGCGCGAACTGCGCCACGGACTCGGCGCGCAAGCAGACCGAGTGGCCGACCTCCGACGCGTGGGTGACCTCGGTCGGCGGCACCACGCTGGCCACCGACTCGCAGGGGAACTACGCCTGGGAAGCGGCGATGGGCGACCACGTCGGCGCCGCCAAGCAGGGCGACCCGGCCTGGCGTCCGGTCAACGGCCAGACGGTTCCGTTCTCGTTCTACTTCGGGGGCGGCGGCGGTACCTCCGAGGACATCCCGCAGCCGTTCTACCAGGCCGGTGTGGTGCCGTCCGCGCTGGCGAACAACCTGCCCAGCGGCCACGGCACCACGCGCCCGATGCGCACCGTCCCGGACGTGGCGATGAACGGCGCGCTCGCCTCCTCGGTGCTGGTCGGCTACACCGGCATGGACTCGAACAACCCCACCCAGTACGCCGAGGGCGGCATGGGCGGCACCTCGGTCGCGGCTCCGGAGTTCTCCGCGCTGCAGGCCGACGCCAAGCAGGCCGCGGGCCACGCCCTGGGCTTCGCCAACCCGTCGCTGTACGCGCTCGGCGGGACCTCGGCGTTCCACGACGTCACCGCGCACCCGGCGGGCCAGCCGCAGGTGCTGGAGGGCATCCACGTTTCGACGAAGGACGCCACCATCGGCACGCTGTACCGGGCCGGCCAGGACTCCTCGCTGACCGCGGCGGCCGGCTACGACAACGCCACCGGCCTGGGCTCCCCGGCCGACGACTACCTGTCGAAGATCGCCGGTGTCGCCCCGCTGCAGCCGACCGCGCCGAACGCGCCGGTCGTGAAGCGGATCGCCGGCGGCGACCGCTACGGCACCGCGATCACCGTGTCGCAGACCTCGTTCCCGAAGGCCGGCTCGGCCTCCGCGGTGGTCCTGGCCACCGGCGAGACCTTCCCCGACGCGCTGGCCGGCGCCCCGCTGGCCAACGCGAAGGGCGGCCCGCTGCTGCTGACCCCGTCCAAGACCGCCGACCCGGCCGTGGTCGCCGAGATCCACCGGGTCCTGGCGCCCGGCGGCACGGTGTACGTCCTGGGCGGCGTGAACGCGGTCTCGAACAAGGTGGTCTCGGCGCTCGGCCTGCCGGCCGCGCAGATCACCCGGGTCTCCGGCGAGGACCGGTTCTCCACCTCGGTGGCGATCGCCAACCAGCTGAACAACCCGACCGGCAACGTGATCCTGGCGACCGGCGACAACTTCGCCGACGCCCTGACCGCGGCGCCGTACTCGTCGATCTACGGCGGCGGCACCGGCACGCCGGCGGCGATCCTGCTGACCGACAACCGCAAGCTGTCCCCGGCCGTGGCCGGCTTCGTGGCCGGCGCGCACTCGGTGGCGGCAGTCGGCGCCCAGGCCGTGGACGCGGCCAAGGGCCTGCCGAACCGGGACGCCGCGGCGCAGTTCGCCGGCTTCGACCGCTACCTGACCGCCTCGATGGTGGCCGGGCAGTTCCACGCGCCGCAGACCGTCGGCGTGGCCACCGGCGTGCAGTTCGCCGACGCCCTGACCGGCGCCGCGATGCTGGGCGCGGCGCACAGCCCGCTGCTGCTCACCGACCCGGTGAAGCTGCCGGACGGCACCGCCACGGCGCTGCACGGCTTCAGCGCGGCGCTGGCCGGCGGCTCGGTCGAGCTGTTCGGCGGCCCGGTCGCGGTCTCCAACGCGGTCGAGCAGCAGGTCGCCAAGGCGGTCGGCGGTCGCGTTCTGCGATAG
- a CDS encoding alpha/beta fold hydrolase, with the protein MEQHTQYVDVGDAALHVTTNGPADAPVLLLVHGLGGSTAWWNPVVPCLADAYRVIRVDLLGHGRSTGRSNSRPTGRSTATGGPTTYSIPSHAERIGAVLDQLQVRRVAVAVGHSTGGYVVTDLARQHPDTVSALALISTGPNTEVDTSGGALSRLLFARVPGALLWRAFNEAIVRKSLSTAFARPTAPIPDTLVEDSRGMTHQALAATARGSLAYIRERTLPDRLTEIGKPLLVFFGAEDARWRASSAEDYRAVPGARVMVLPEIGHTPMYEDPQTTCDLLFEFAAAAVQLGG; encoded by the coding sequence ATGGAACAGCACACGCAGTACGTGGACGTCGGCGACGCGGCGCTGCACGTGACGACCAACGGACCGGCCGACGCGCCGGTGCTGCTGCTGGTGCACGGGCTCGGCGGGTCCACGGCGTGGTGGAATCCGGTGGTGCCGTGCCTGGCGGACGCCTACCGGGTCATCCGCGTCGATCTGCTGGGGCATGGGCGGTCGACTGGGCGATCGAACAGTCGGCCGACCGGGCGGTCGACGGCCACAGGCGGCCCCACCACGTACAGCATCCCGAGCCATGCCGAGCGCATCGGCGCCGTCCTGGATCAGTTGCAGGTGAGGCGCGTGGCGGTCGCCGTCGGCCACTCCACCGGCGGCTACGTGGTCACCGACCTGGCGCGACAGCATCCTGACACGGTCTCGGCACTGGCCCTGATCAGCACCGGCCCCAACACCGAGGTCGACACTTCCGGCGGAGCGCTGAGCCGGCTGTTGTTCGCGCGGGTGCCCGGCGCGCTGTTGTGGCGGGCGTTCAACGAGGCCATCGTGCGCAAGAGCCTGAGCACCGCGTTCGCCCGGCCGACGGCGCCGATCCCGGACACGCTGGTCGAGGACTCGCGCGGCATGACGCACCAGGCGCTGGCCGCCACCGCGCGCGGTTCGCTGGCCTACATCAGGGAACGCACACTCCCGGACCGGCTCACCGAGATCGGCAAGCCGCTGCTGGTGTTCTTCGGTGCCGAGGACGCCCGCTGGCGCGCGTCGTCGGCCGAGGACTACCGCGCGGTGCCCGGGGCGCGGGTGATGGTGCTGCCGGAGATCGGCCACACGCCTATGTATGAGGACCCGCAGACGACGTGCGATCTGCTGTTCGAATTCGCGGCGGCTGCGGTGCAGCTCGGCGGT